From the Halichoerus grypus chromosome 3, mHalGry1.hap1.1, whole genome shotgun sequence genome, one window contains:
- the LOC144381320 gene encoding uncharacterized protein LOC144381320: protein MEYILFVLYFSFFLCLCALVCLYFSGCQEMTYKHEEACCGDIFWI from the exons ATGGAGTACATCCTCTTTGTGCTGtacttctccttctttctctgtctctgtgcccTGGTGTGTCTGTACTTTTCCGGCTGCCAGGAGATGACCTATAAGCATGAAG AAGCATGTTGTGGAGACATTTTTTGGATTTGA